In a single window of the Drosophila albomicans strain 15112-1751.03 chromosome 3, ASM965048v2, whole genome shotgun sequence genome:
- the LOC117570677 gene encoding cuticle protein 16.5-like: MQFLICFALCLAVAQAGYLASPVTTYAAAPAFSAPVTTYAAASPVATYAASSPVATYAAAAPVTTYAAAAPVATYSAAYPAYTRSVYSAPAYAAPVTTYSAPAYTAPITTYAAPAIVSPFLKKK; this comes from the exons ATGCAA TTCCTTATCTGCTTTGCTCTGTGCCTGGCTGTCGCCCAAGCTGGTTACCTGGCGTCTCCTGTCACCACCTACGCTGCAGCCCCTGCCTTCTCTGCTCCAGTGACCACCTATGCTGCTGCTTCCCCAGTGGCAACTTATGCTGCTTCTTCCCCAGTGGCCAcctatgctgctgctgctccagtgACAacttatgctgctgctgctcctgtggCCACTTATTCCGCTGCCTATCCCGCTTACACTCGCTCTGTGTACAGTGCTCCGGCCTATGCAGCACCCGTGACCACTTACTCAGCTCCTGCTTACACTGCTCCGATCACCACCTATGCGGCTCCTGCCATCGTCAGCCCCTTCCTCAAGAAGAAGTAA